The Fulvivirga maritima genome segment AGAGCTTCGCCCGGATTACTGGCAAACATGCTGGAAGGCTTACCATTAATAAGGATTTTAACATTTTGATTTCCCCTCATGGATACATTCCCTTCCAAGTCTACATTAAGTAAAGGGGCTCTTCGTAGCACCTGAGAGGCATCTCCTCCTGCATTGGCCACATCTTGATCTGCATTATAAACAATTTTGTCTATTTTGTTCTCTACCAGATCTTTCTGCCCTTTTACCACTACTTCTTCCAGTTCTGTAGAAGAGCCCGTGAGTTTTACAGTGCCGAGATTGGCATCAGGGTTTTTAGGAGTGAGGCTTACATTTCTGGTAATGGTTTCATACCCCACAAAGGAAATCAATAGCTTATAGTCTCCTAAGGGAATATTACTCATTTTGAAGCTTCCGTCTTCTTCAGAGATGGTTCCGTTGATATCTTTATTGGTTTCAGGGTTCCTTAATACTACGGAGGCAAAAGATAAGGGGACTCCTGTGGTAGCGTCTAATAACGTACCCGTTACTTTACCTTTTATTTGCTGGCCACCAGACGATGGAGGTGCTGGTTGAGCAAAAGCAGTAAGGCAAAAAAATACTGCAATACACGTAATTATAGTTCTCATAAAATTAATAGGTTCTACTTGTAAAACTGCACGGCAGATAATTGGTTGGCTAAAAATGACAAATGGTCAGATAAGACTTAATCTGGGAATTGTAGCAGGGCAAGTGGCAAAGAGAAAAGAGAAAGTGAAAAGGGTATAAAGTAAAAGTGGGATTCTTTAAGAATCCCACTTTTTGATGATGTCATCAATGGTAGATAATAAATCGTCTCGGCTTTCTTCAGAAAGCAAATATTTTCGTTCCAATAAACGTACGGCCATTTCGTTCATGATAAAATGGTTTCTTAAGAAATCCAGTCTCTCATTAATAGTGTCAAGGCCTTTGTATTTATTTCTTTCGGTAGGAGATTCCATAATTAATTCCACCTTGTTCATAAATACATCAGAATCATGAAGCATAACTATAGCAACTTTTGTTTTTAACGCAATAAATCAATTTTTCGATTTTGGTCATTCAAATGTGCATTTAAATTTCAGAAATTAATAGTTGTATTTGTAGAATTTTTTATTACTGTTAAGGTTAAATAGTTAAAAATAATCAACGTAAAGTTATATTAAGTTTTTAAGAATTAAGGTCCCTTTCTGTCATCTTCAATGGTAAAATTACCATGGTATATTTTGCATAAATCCATTCAAATTCAGCTAATTGCGCGATTTTACAGCATGACTGAGGTGGATGTCACATAATACAAGGGCATTTATTTCAACGTATGGTAATGTTTATTTATATATTCTAAATTGGGTACATGAAAATCGCAAAACATTCGCATTACTTTAATACTCTATGCAATCGTTTGGATTTATTTTCAAATAGATTTCAAACGATTGTAATAGGCATTGGTTGCGGATTTATATTTAATGTAAACCTACCTTAATATGAAAAAACTCTTACTACTACTACTATGCTTTAGTGTCATAGGAGTATCCTGGGCGCAGGAGAAAACTATCACAGGTAAAGTTACTTCCCAGTCAGACGGAGAGTCTTTACCCGGTGTTAATGTAATCATTAGAGGAACTACAAAAGGAACTACTACTGACTTTCAAGGAGATTACAGCTTGGAAGTACCCGAAAATGCTGTTTTGGTCTTTTCTTTTATTGGATACGCTACCACTGAAGTTCCTGTAGGCAACCGTTCTGTGGTTAATGTAACCCTTTCAGACGATATTACTGAGCTGGAAGAGGTGGTGATCACGGGTTATGGATCCATTAGAAAAAAGGATCTTACCAGTGCTCACACTACTGTAGGTGCAGAGCAAATTCAAAAAACGGTAAACACTACCATAGAGCAGGCCATACAAGGACGTGCGGCTGGTGTTTATGTAACTCAAAACTCTGGACAGCCAGGTGGTGGTATGTCTATTAATATTAGAGGTGTTAGCTCTATTAATGGAAACACTCAACCTTTATATGTAATAGATGGAGTGCAGATAGAAGCTGAGCAGGCATCAGGCCCGCAAAGTTCTTCTAACCCACTATCAGGTTTAAACCCTGCAGATATTGCTTCAATGGAAATCCTTCAGGGACCATCAGCTACTGCTCTTTATGGTTCCAGAGCTACCAATGGTGTGGTGGTAATTACTACTAAAAGAGGTAAAGCCGGAGATATTCGCATTACTTATGGGTACCAATTTAGTTTACAGACAGAGCCTCAAAATTTAGATGTGATGAATCTGAGGCAATATGCTCAAATGGTAAACGAATATCATGAAATAGAAGGGGGCAACATTCCGGTAGAATACTTAGATCCTTCTATTTTAGGAGAAGGTACTGACTGGCAAGGCGCTTTATTTGATAAGGCAGCTATGAATAAGCATCAGATCAGCCTTAGTGGAGGTAGTGATAAAACTAAGTATTACTTCTCTGGTGAATATATGAATCAGGAAGGTATCGCTATAGGATCAGGTTTTGAAAGATATTCTTCTCGATTAAACCTGGATAACGAAGCGAATGATTGGCTTTCTATTGGTGTTAACCTGAGTTATAACCAAACCGATGAAAAGCTTACTACTAGTCAGGAAAATGTAATTTCTACAGCCTTACAACTATCTCCTAATATACCTGTAAAGAACTTTGATGGTAGCTACGGTGGTGGTAATATAGATAATAACCCTGCAGAGCAGTTTGTGCCACCAAACCCTATTGGTCTGGCCAATATTACTACCAATGATAAGCTTAAAAGGCAGCTCCTAGGAGGTATTAATATAACCTTTACTTTAATGGAAGGCCTTACTTTAAAAAGTAGTCTCAATAGTAATTGGGAGTCTGGAGAAGCTACTTATTTCCAACCCTCTTATACATTTGGTAGACAAAGAAGAGATTATGCTACTTTGAGTGAGTTCTCTAGCAACAGTACTTATTGGAACTGGAATCAGATGTTACAATATGTTAAAACTATTGGCAAGCATAATATTAATGTGATGGCCAGCCATGAAGCTCAAAAATCAAATTGGAAAAACCTAACTGGTGGTAAGTCAGACTTTATTGTAGAGAATATAATAGACCTTAACCTTGGTAATGATGCTACAGCATCTAATAGTGGAGGTAAAGGGAACTGGGCTATGGAGTCTTATCTGGCTAGAGCCAATTATAACTATGATGATAGATACTTATTAATGGCAGCCTTCAGAGCTGATGGTTCTTCTAACTTCGGAGAGGACAATAAATGGGGTTACTTCCCTTCATTCTCTGTGGCCTGGAGAGTTTCTGAAGAGGACTTTTTTCAGGTGCCAGTGATCAATGACTTGAGAGTAAGGTTTGAAAATGGTCTTACTGGTAATCAAGGAGGCGGAGGTTACATCTATGGTACTTTAAATACGGTTAATACACCTTGGGGTACAGGCTTTGCGTTAGGACGATACCCTAATTCTGACCTGCATTGGGAGGAAACCAGAACTAATAACTTTGGTTTAGATGTGTCTTTCTTTGAAAACAGGTTACAAGTAGAGTTTGATTATTACATTAAGAAAACAGATAACCTACTTACACCTGCAGCCAATCCTTCATATTTAGGAGTAAATGGAACCGGTAGTATTGCTAACCCATATGTGAACCTTGGTTCGTTGGAAAACAAAGGATGGACTATCGCCTTGAATACAGTAAACATTGACAACAATGGATTTACCTGGCAAACTAATCTGAACGTATCTAAAGTGAATACAGAGATTACTTCTTTAAGCACGCCAACTGGTTTTTATTCCAGAACCTCATGGTGGATGGATGAGTGGACTCAACGAGCTGCAGTAGGAGAAACGCCATGGTTATTTTACGGATATGTAGTAGATGGTGTATTTCAGTCTGTAGAGGAAATAGAAGCGAGTGCCATTCCTGTAGATAATGATGGAAACAATTATGCAATAGACCCTTCAGGAATATGGGTTGGAGATTATAAGTATAGAGACATAAGTGGACCAGATGGAACGCCAGATGGTATAATTGATACTTATGACCAAACGTATATTGGTAATCCTTGGCCTAAATTCTTTGCTGGTATGACAAACACCTTCTCATATAAAGGTTTTGACCTAAGTATTATGGTAACGGGTGTTCAAGGTAATGATATTTATAACTATGTAAATAGAACTAACACTAATCCTAATAACATCAACCTTAGCAGAAACTTACTGGTAGACGCTATGGATTATGCTAAGATTGGTACTGATGCAGATGGTAATCCTGTATTAGAAAATGTAGGAACTGATATTGCCAGAATTAATCCTAATGGAGTTAATAATAACTTTACCAGACATACATCTCGCAATGTGGAAGATGGCTCTTATATAAGAATTAAAAATATAAGTCTAAGCTATAATGTGCCTCATTCTATAATAGGTAAGCAAAAGGTAGTACGTGGAGCAAGAGTGACTTTAAGTGCTCAAAATGTGGCCACATTTACTAATTACTCAGGCTATGACCCTGAGGTAGGTTCTTATGTAGGTGCAAATGTAGATCCAAGTAATCAGGCCATAGGTCTGGATAATGGTCGCTACCCACTTACGCCTATCTATTCGCTCAGTGTAGGTATTGATTTTTAATTGTAAAAGATCAAAAAATGAAAACTAAGAAAACCATATATATTCTTTGGGCAGCAATACTATCTTTTGGTATTATGAGCTGTTCTGATGACTTCCTGGAATTGCCCCCAGAATCATCAGTGGTAGATGAAAATTTTTATCAGAATGATAATCAGCTTCTGGCTGCAACGGCTCCTTTATACAACTTAGGTTGGTTCGATTATAATGACAAAGCATCTTATAATTTAGGAGATTTTAGAGGCGGTTCGGCCTATAGTGCCTATAATGATAGGGAGAATGTGGAGTTTAATACCACTGCTAATACTGCTGATAATGTGGCAGCCTGGAGGGCTTTTTATAATGTAGTGGCTCAAGCTAACGTCACTATTTATAATATCAATCAATTTGCTTCTGAGGATGTGTCCGAAGAAATGAAAGCACATTGTATAGCAGAAGCTCGTTTTATGAGGGCTTTGGCCTACAGATACCTGGTAATGAACTGGGAAGCTGTTCCTATAATTGTTGATAATATTGAGATTCTTGATAATCCTTATAATGTAAGGCGCAATACTGTAAGTAGCGTTTGGAGATTCATAACACATGAGTTTAGAGCGGCTGCTAAAGATTTGCCTGAAACTCCAAGATTAGAAGGTAGAGTTACCAAATGGGCAGCAGAAGGTATGCTGGCCAGAACGTACCTGACCCGTGCTGGAGTTCCTGAAAACTACGGCTTACAAGATGAAAGAACCGTGACCCGTGATCAGGTATTTCTTGATAGTGCTAAGTATTTTGCAGAAAGAGTTATCAATATGAGTGGTGCCAGTCTTTTAACAGATTATGCTGATTTGTTCCGTACACCTTATGATAATAACCCTGAATCTTTATTCTCTTTGCAATGGGTTTTTGTAGATGTTAATTCTTGGGGAACTCAAAATAGTACTCCTGCTTATTTGACACCTACCGCAGAGTTAGGTAACGGAGACGGTTGGGGTGGAGATAAAGGAGCCACTTACTGGATGCTTAGCCTTTATGACGGATTCAACCCTATTGACGGCGGTGAGGCATTGAAAGGACATACAGAAGATGTACGACTAAAAGCAACATTTATGCTTCCGGGAATGACCTATGATGAATTGGCTTATCAGGATGGAGAAGAGGTAGCTCAAGGATATCAGGTTCCGTTTAGTGGTGGAGATGGTGCAGACGCTGTTAATTATGCATCTGTAAAAAAATACGTAGTAGGTCGCTTAGATCCAGAAGATGGAGCTTCACAATACTATGGTCATGATACTTATATGTTGCGTTTGGCCGAGATCTATTTAATCTATGCTGAGGCAGTATTAGGTAATAATGAATCTACTTCAGATGCTACTGCTCTACAATACTTCAATACAATTCATGAACGTGCCACCAGAGAAGTGGTTACTTCAATTACATATGAGGACATTTTCGAAGAAAGAGTGAAGGAATTTGCTATGGAGGGAGTCACTTGGTATGACTTGGTGAGGCTACATTATTATAATCCTGCTGCTGCGTATGACATCATTAATTCGCAAGATAGAGGCCTATACTTTGTGGAGCCTAATGAGGTTGATAACCCTACCGAATGGACTATCTATAAGACCTCATGGAGTACGGAAAGGACTTTTAATGCTACATCAGGGAACTTCAGAATTCCACTGCCTGCAGCAGAAATCAGCATAGCTCCTAACTTGTTGCAAGATCCTGTACCTTATGATTTTAATGAATAATATTAGATAAAGATTATGAAAACTATATATATCAAGGCGCTCTACATCTTTATGGCTCTCTGTATTTCTACTTTATACATAGGCTGTTCTGATGATGATGAAGGACCTAATGGTGGCCAGCCAAGAATAAGGTACGTTCGTATGACGGATCCTGCTTCTTCAGACTCACTTTTGGTGGCGAGTTACCAAAGCAATATGGTAGCTATTATGGGTGAAAATCTTGGAGCAACGGTAGAGGTTTGGTTCAATGATAAAAAAGCAGGATTGCTGCCAACATTAGTTACTAATACCTCTATACTTACTACTATCCCTTCAGAGTTACCTGAAGTAATTAATGATCAGCTAAAGCTGGTATTTGATAACGGAGATTCCTTAATGTATGACTTCACTGTTGAAATAAGTGAGCCTTTCTTAAGAAATATGATGAGTGAATATGTAAGTGCAGGGGATACAGCAAGAATAAGAGGCCAATATTTTTATGGACCTCTTGAAGTTACTTTCTCTGGAGGAGTAACTGCTGAAGTGATTAATATTAATGAAGAAAACACTATTATAGATGTGATAGTGCCTGAAGGTGCCGAAAAAGGGCCTGTTACCATAGAGTCTAATTTTGGTGTAGGAGAGTCAGGTTTTTGGTTTAGAGATGATAGAAATATTATCATGGGCTCTGAAGAAACAGATTTTAGTGGTTGGTGGGGTACACAAGGTTGGATTGCCGAGCAAGATACAGTAATTGAGAATATTAACGGAAATTTTGTTCGGTTAGATGAGTCAATTGGTGCTTGGGGCTGGATAGAGCTATACACTGGAGATGGAGGAACTATCAAGGAAGCCACTTCTAATATACCTAGAGATGCCTTTAATTCTCCTGACAGCTATAGTGTTAAATTTGAAGTATATCCTGTTTCTGATATGGCTGGTGCTCAGTTAAGAATGTTTTTAGGTAATGCTGATGATTTTAACACAGCCAGACAGAATAACTTTTACACATGGGCTCCTAATTTTAATGTGACAGGAAAGTGGCAAACCATTAGTATACCCTTCAATGAGTTTTTGGCTAATAACAGTTTTCTTACTTATAATGAAGCGGGATACCAAGCTGCATTTTATTTCACAGGTCCAGTACCTTCTTACCTGAATTTTGCTTTGGATAATGTAAGGGTTGTGCCTAATGAAGAGTAATAAATCATTAATACAAATGGACATGAAAAAAGTATTTAATATAAAAATAGGTCTCATATTATCATGTTTGCTATTGGTGGTGCTATTACCGTCATGTGACGATGATGATGATAATGTTGACAATGGCATAGAGCTACTCAGCTTTGGGCCATCAGGAGTGCAACACGGAGAGCAGATTCAGTTT includes the following:
- a CDS encoding RagB/SusD family nutrient uptake outer membrane protein, which encodes MKTKKTIYILWAAILSFGIMSCSDDFLELPPESSVVDENFYQNDNQLLAATAPLYNLGWFDYNDKASYNLGDFRGGSAYSAYNDRENVEFNTTANTADNVAAWRAFYNVVAQANVTIYNINQFASEDVSEEMKAHCIAEARFMRALAYRYLVMNWEAVPIIVDNIEILDNPYNVRRNTVSSVWRFITHEFRAAAKDLPETPRLEGRVTKWAAEGMLARTYLTRAGVPENYGLQDERTVTRDQVFLDSAKYFAERVINMSGASLLTDYADLFRTPYDNNPESLFSLQWVFVDVNSWGTQNSTPAYLTPTAELGNGDGWGGDKGATYWMLSLYDGFNPIDGGEALKGHTEDVRLKATFMLPGMTYDELAYQDGEEVAQGYQVPFSGGDGADAVNYASVKKYVVGRLDPEDGASQYYGHDTYMLRLAEIYLIYAEAVLGNNESTSDATALQYFNTIHERATREVVTSITYEDIFEERVKEFAMEGVTWYDLVRLHYYNPAAAYDIINSQDRGLYFVEPNEVDNPTEWTIYKTSWSTERTFNATSGNFRIPLPAAEISIAPNLLQDPVPYDFNE
- a CDS encoding SusC/RagA family TonB-linked outer membrane protein, coding for MKKLLLLLLCFSVIGVSWAQEKTITGKVTSQSDGESLPGVNVIIRGTTKGTTTDFQGDYSLEVPENAVLVFSFIGYATTEVPVGNRSVVNVTLSDDITELEEVVITGYGSIRKKDLTSAHTTVGAEQIQKTVNTTIEQAIQGRAAGVYVTQNSGQPGGGMSINIRGVSSINGNTQPLYVIDGVQIEAEQASGPQSSSNPLSGLNPADIASMEILQGPSATALYGSRATNGVVVITTKRGKAGDIRITYGYQFSLQTEPQNLDVMNLRQYAQMVNEYHEIEGGNIPVEYLDPSILGEGTDWQGALFDKAAMNKHQISLSGGSDKTKYYFSGEYMNQEGIAIGSGFERYSSRLNLDNEANDWLSIGVNLSYNQTDEKLTTSQENVISTALQLSPNIPVKNFDGSYGGGNIDNNPAEQFVPPNPIGLANITTNDKLKRQLLGGINITFTLMEGLTLKSSLNSNWESGEATYFQPSYTFGRQRRDYATLSEFSSNSTYWNWNQMLQYVKTIGKHNINVMASHEAQKSNWKNLTGGKSDFIVENIIDLNLGNDATASNSGGKGNWAMESYLARANYNYDDRYLLMAAFRADGSSNFGEDNKWGYFPSFSVAWRVSEEDFFQVPVINDLRVRFENGLTGNQGGGGYIYGTLNTVNTPWGTGFALGRYPNSDLHWEETRTNNFGLDVSFFENRLQVEFDYYIKKTDNLLTPAANPSYLGVNGTGSIANPYVNLGSLENKGWTIALNTVNIDNNGFTWQTNLNVSKVNTEITSLSTPTGFYSRTSWWMDEWTQRAAVGETPWLFYGYVVDGVFQSVEEIEASAIPVDNDGNNYAIDPSGIWVGDYKYRDISGPDGTPDGIIDTYDQTYIGNPWPKFFAGMTNTFSYKGFDLSIMVTGVQGNDIYNYVNRTNTNPNNINLSRNLLVDAMDYAKIGTDADGNPVLENVGTDIARINPNGVNNNFTRHTSRNVEDGSYIRIKNISLSYNVPHSIIGKQKVVRGARVTLSAQNVATFTNYSGYDPEVGSYVGANVDPSNQAIGLDNGRYPLTPIYSLSVGIDF
- a CDS encoding glycan-binding surface protein, which produces MKTIYIKALYIFMALCISTLYIGCSDDDEGPNGGQPRIRYVRMTDPASSDSLLVASYQSNMVAIMGENLGATVEVWFNDKKAGLLPTLVTNTSILTTIPSELPEVINDQLKLVFDNGDSLMYDFTVEISEPFLRNMMSEYVSAGDTARIRGQYFYGPLEVTFSGGVTAEVININEENTIIDVIVPEGAEKGPVTIESNFGVGESGFWFRDDRNIIMGSEETDFSGWWGTQGWIAEQDTVIENINGNFVRLDESIGAWGWIELYTGDGGTIKEATSNIPRDAFNSPDSYSVKFEVYPVSDMAGAQLRMFLGNADDFNTARQNNFYTWAPNFNVTGKWQTISIPFNEFLANNSFLTYNEAGYQAAFYFTGPVPSYLNFALDNVRVVPNEE